The following proteins are co-located in the bacterium genome:
- a CDS encoding response regulator: MTLLVPAVYFFLSYQYLLGSLDVQAELSARTISGIVIANPETWTFEQVRLAELLERRSRMIDALQVRSILDKHGRLVAKHGPDLPSPVVARSYPVYDSGTPEGWIVITQSLRPLLYRSVAGGVIAFLLGLLVFIAVISTPMRAVAEARRNLDESERRYRSLFESMKEGVAVFRISDPGEGKPAAISLLDANPSWERMLDLHKEDHVDTDVSGLFDGEMEKHLPEIIRRAHTGKGFDLEIEEADRQQVFGVSVFYPKPGVFATLVEDLTEARKAREEQKRAEAEKHRLEEKVRQAQKLESLGVLAGGIAHDFNNILMAVLGHAELALEETSPMSAARGSLAEITTAARRAADLCRQMLAYAGKASFALERMMLRDLVEEMAHLLKTAISKKVILNLNLEGGIPPILADPSQIRQIVMNLIINASEAIGDRSGVITVSVGATRCDEEYLSGTEMSDNLAPGLYVHLIVTDTGIGMDTGTRSRIFEPFFSTKFTGRGLGLAAVLGIVRAHKGGLKVYSEPGKGTTFKILFPALTEGEDAPRSPEFSPLADWRGKGTILLVDDEESLVALGARMLEHLGFTVLTATDGLDAVELYRARGKEIDLVLMDLTMPHMDGAEAFGELRRLNPDVRVVLASGYSHEDVASRFAGKSLDGVLQKPYTLLKLREALVGLMPKRRDKEG, encoded by the coding sequence GTGACCCTTCTTGTCCCCGCCGTCTACTTTTTCCTTTCCTATCAGTACCTCCTCGGAAGCCTCGACGTGCAGGCCGAGCTGAGCGCACGTACCATCTCCGGGATCGTCATCGCCAACCCGGAAACGTGGACCTTCGAGCAGGTGAGGCTGGCCGAATTGCTGGAACGTCGTTCCCGGATGATCGACGCACTCCAGGTGCGCAGCATCCTCGACAAGCATGGACGCCTCGTCGCAAAACACGGCCCGGACCTGCCCTCCCCGGTGGTCGCGAGGAGCTACCCCGTTTACGACTCGGGAACCCCGGAGGGATGGATCGTAATCACCCAGTCGCTCCGTCCGCTCCTGTATCGGAGCGTCGCGGGAGGAGTGATCGCCTTCCTGTTGGGGCTGCTCGTCTTCATCGCGGTCATCAGTACCCCGATGCGCGCCGTTGCGGAGGCCCGGAGAAACCTCGATGAGAGCGAGAGACGCTATCGGTCCCTTTTCGAGTCCATGAAAGAGGGCGTGGCGGTCTTCCGGATCTCCGACCCCGGCGAAGGGAAGCCCGCGGCGATTTCCCTGCTGGACGCCAACCCGTCATGGGAACGGATGCTCGACTTGCACAAGGAGGACCACGTCGACACGGACGTCTCCGGGCTGTTCGACGGCGAGATGGAAAAGCACCTTCCCGAGATCATCCGCAGGGCGCACACGGGCAAAGGATTCGATCTTGAGATCGAAGAGGCGGACCGGCAGCAGGTGTTCGGGGTATCCGTCTTCTACCCGAAGCCGGGGGTGTTCGCGACCTTGGTCGAAGACCTCACCGAAGCACGGAAGGCGCGGGAGGAGCAGAAGCGTGCCGAGGCGGAGAAGCATCGCCTGGAGGAGAAGGTGCGGCAGGCGCAGAAACTGGAGAGCCTGGGCGTGCTGGCCGGCGGGATCGCACACGACTTCAACAACATCCTGATGGCCGTGCTGGGGCACGCGGAACTGGCCCTCGAGGAAACCTCTCCGATGTCGGCCGCCCGCGGAAGCCTCGCCGAGATCACGACCGCGGCGCGGCGTGCGGCCGACCTGTGCCGGCAGATGCTCGCGTATGCCGGCAAGGCGTCGTTCGCCCTGGAGCGGATGATGCTGCGCGATCTTGTCGAGGAGATGGCGCACCTCCTCAAGACGGCGATCTCGAAGAAGGTGATCCTGAACCTGAACCTGGAGGGGGGGATACCTCCCATCCTGGCGGATCCGAGCCAGATCCGCCAGATCGTGATGAACCTGATCATCAATGCCTCGGAAGCGATCGGAGACCGGAGCGGCGTGATCACGGTGTCCGTGGGCGCGACGCGGTGCGACGAGGAGTACCTGAGCGGAACGGAGATGAGCGACAACCTCGCCCCGGGACTGTACGTGCACCTGATCGTCACGGACACCGGCATCGGGATGGACACCGGGACGCGATCGCGCATATTCGAGCCTTTCTTCTCCACCAAGTTCACCGGACGCGGCCTGGGGCTGGCCGCGGTGCTGGGGATCGTCCGGGCGCACAAGGGGGGGCTGAAGGTGTACAGCGAGCCGGGCAAGGGGACGACGTTCAAGATCCTCTTCCCGGCCCTGACGGAAGGCGAGGATGCCCCCCGATCCCCGGAGTTCTCCCCACTGGCCGACTGGCGGGGGAAGGGGACGATCCTGCTGGTGGACGACGAGGAGAGCCTGGTCGCCCTCGGAGCGCGGATGCTGGAGCACCTGGGCTTCACCGTTCTGACGGCGACGGACGGTCTGGATGCGGTGGAACTTTACCGTGCGCGGGGCAAGGAGATCGACCTGGTGCTGATGGACTTGACGATGCCCCACATGGACGGCGCGGAGGCGTTCGGCGAGCTGCGTCGGCTGAATCCGGACGTTCGGGTGGTCCTGGCCAGCGGGTATAGCCACGAGGACGTGGCGTCCCGCTTTGCGGGGAAGAGCCTGGACGGGGTACTGCAGAAACCGTACACCCTTCTCAAGCTCCGGGAGGCGCTCGTCGGTCTCATGCCGAAACGGCGGGACAAGGAGGGGTAA
- a CDS encoding hemerythrin domain-containing protein, with the protein MTPTEQLKEEHGGVKVMLRIIGKICERMESGKPVPVQHLEQILEFLKVFVDTCHHGKEEEHLFPALEAAGFPRDRGPIGQMLLEHEQGRAFVRGMGAAAKAYAGGATTGAADFVSNARGYTQLLLAHIDKEDNVLYPVADVRLTAETQAALSVAFERVEEERVGHGRHEAFHALMDRLSEEYGA; encoded by the coding sequence ATGACACCCACCGAACAGTTGAAGGAAGAGCATGGCGGCGTCAAGGTGATGCTGCGGATCATCGGGAAGATCTGCGAGCGGATGGAATCGGGGAAGCCGGTCCCGGTGCAGCACCTCGAGCAGATCCTCGAATTTCTGAAAGTGTTCGTGGACACCTGCCACCACGGGAAAGAAGAGGAACACCTTTTCCCGGCGCTGGAAGCGGCCGGATTTCCGCGGGATCGAGGGCCGATCGGCCAGATGCTCCTGGAGCACGAGCAGGGACGCGCCTTCGTCCGTGGGATGGGCGCGGCCGCGAAGGCATACGCGGGAGGGGCGACGACGGGGGCCGCCGACTTCGTATCGAATGCCAGGGGATACACGCAGTTGCTGCTGGCGCACATCGACAAGGAAGACAACGTGTTGTACCCGGTTGCCGATGTCCGCCTGACCGCCGAAACGCAGGCGGCGCTATCGGTCGCGTTCGAGCGCGTGGAGGAGGAGCGGGTCGGCCACGGCCGCCACGAGGCTTTCCACGCGCTGATGGACCGGTTGAGCGAGGAGTACGGGGCGTAA
- a CDS encoding substrate-binding domain-containing protein: protein MKLKNGDARDEMARWRMVLKVVAVSLGIASGVLGGRSPAHADEIIRINGSGAMLDMMTLHNGAYLKKHPDVRIVMEKPLGSSGAIKALLAGALDLAVSSKTLTPGEARQGARSREYGRTPLVIVTEKSVPKTDITTAELEEIYLGKARVWANGKKIRIVLRPMADIDTVILRGLSPGMDRALNFAHAREGMVTAVTDPELIEAVSRMPGTIGASALCSLLVRKPPLKSLSLNGVIPTAKALAERRYPLAKSVRFVTTGNPSRAVTEYLGFLYSAQGRAIAERAGVVTDGIGPAGSAP, encoded by the coding sequence ATGAAGTTGAAAAATGGCGACGCGAGGGACGAGATGGCCCGATGGCGAATGGTGTTGAAAGTGGTCGCTGTTTCCCTTGGAATCGCATCGGGCGTTCTCGGGGGCCGGTCCCCGGCGCACGCCGACGAAATCATCCGCATCAACGGGTCGGGAGCCATGCTGGACATGATGACCCTGCACAATGGGGCCTACCTGAAGAAGCATCCCGATGTCCGCATCGTCATGGAGAAACCGCTGGGATCGTCGGGAGCGATCAAGGCCTTGCTGGCGGGGGCGCTGGACCTGGCCGTGAGCAGCAAGACGCTGACGCCCGGGGAGGCACGCCAGGGCGCAAGATCAAGGGAGTATGGCAGGACCCCGCTCGTGATCGTAACCGAGAAGAGCGTTCCCAAGACGGACATAACGACCGCGGAACTCGAGGAGATCTACCTTGGCAAGGCGCGGGTATGGGCGAACGGGAAAAAAATCCGGATCGTCCTGCGTCCGATGGCGGATATCGACACGGTGATCTTGCGGGGTCTGTCGCCCGGCATGGACCGCGCCTTGAATTTCGCCCACGCCCGGGAGGGGATGGTTACCGCGGTCACGGACCCCGAATTGATCGAAGCCGTGTCGAGAATGCCGGGAACCATCGGGGCCTCCGCGCTTTGTTCGCTCCTGGTGAGGAAACCGCCGCTCAAATCCCTTTCGCTGAACGGGGTGATTCCCACCGCAAAAGCGCTCGCGGAGCGAAGGTATCCGCTGGCAAAGAGTGTCCGTTTCGTGACGACGGGCAACCCCTCCCGTGCGGTTACGGAGTACCTCGGATTCCTCTACTCCGCCCAGGGACGCGCCATTGCGGAGCGGGCGGGGGTCGTGACGGACGGCATCGGTCCGGCGGGAAGCGCACCTTGA